The Pseudomonas sp. DG56-2 genome contains a region encoding:
- a CDS encoding sugar ABC transporter ATP-binding protein, with the protein MSATAQVVLSVSAIGKTYAQPVLGDVSLSLRRGEVLALTGENGAGKSTLSKIIGGLETPSTGYMSYQGQPYLPGSRAAAERLGVRMVMQELNLLPTLSVAENLFLDNLPSRAGWISRKRLHQMAQAAMAQVGLDAIDPDTPVGELGIGHQQMVEIARNLIGECRVLIFDEPTAMLTAREVELLFTQIDRLQQRGVAIVYISHRLEELKRIAQRIAVLRDGRLVCLEPMARYSSGELVNLMVGRELAEHIDLGQRHIGASLLKVSGLGRADKVRDVSFEVRSGEIFGISGLIGAGRTELLRLIYGADRADIGTIEVGNPLRAVQISSPASAVREGIALITEDRKGEGLLLSQSISSNIALGNMPAISRAGILDRNAEHDLAQRQIAAMRIRSSGPGQLVGELSGGNQQKVVIGRWLERDCSVLLFDEPTRGIDVGAKFDIYGLLADLARQGKALVVVSSDLRELMLICDRIGVLSAGRLVDTFERETWTQDQLLAAAFAGYQKRDALLHEAAPRTDT; encoded by the coding sequence GTCAGCGACTGCGCAGGTAGTGCTTTCGGTCAGTGCAATAGGCAAAACCTACGCTCAGCCGGTGCTGGGCGATGTCAGCCTGAGCCTGCGTCGAGGTGAAGTGCTGGCCCTCACTGGCGAGAATGGCGCGGGCAAAAGTACTTTGTCGAAAATCATCGGTGGTCTGGAAACGCCCAGCACCGGGTACATGAGCTATCAAGGCCAGCCTTATCTGCCCGGCAGTCGCGCCGCCGCCGAGCGTCTGGGCGTGCGCATGGTCATGCAGGAGCTCAATCTGCTGCCGACGCTGAGCGTGGCCGAGAACCTGTTTCTCGACAACCTGCCTAGCCGTGCCGGTTGGATCAGCCGCAAGCGCCTGCACCAAATGGCTCAGGCTGCGATGGCACAAGTCGGCTTGGATGCTATCGATCCAGATACCCCGGTTGGCGAGTTGGGTATCGGCCATCAGCAAATGGTGGAAATTGCCCGCAACCTGATCGGTGAATGCCGCGTGCTCATTTTCGATGAGCCCACCGCCATGCTCACCGCGCGCGAGGTCGAGTTGCTGTTCACTCAGATCGATCGCCTACAGCAACGGGGCGTGGCCATCGTTTACATCTCTCATCGCCTCGAAGAGCTCAAGCGAATCGCTCAGCGGATTGCCGTGCTGCGCGATGGTCGGCTGGTATGCCTCGAGCCGATGGCACGTTACAGCAGCGGCGAACTGGTCAACCTGATGGTGGGACGTGAATTGGCCGAGCATATCGACCTGGGCCAGCGCCACATCGGTGCATCGCTGCTCAAGGTCAGCGGCCTGGGTAGAGCTGACAAAGTCCGCGACGTGTCTTTCGAGGTGCGCAGTGGCGAAATTTTTGGCATTTCAGGGCTGATCGGTGCAGGTCGTACCGAATTACTACGTTTGATCTATGGTGCCGACCGCGCCGACATTGGCACTATCGAGGTGGGCAATCCTTTGCGTGCCGTGCAAATAAGTTCGCCCGCATCGGCCGTGCGCGAAGGCATTGCCTTGATTACCGAAGACCGTAAAGGCGAGGGGTTGCTGCTGTCGCAGTCAATCAGCAGCAATATTGCCTTGGGCAACATGCCGGCGATTTCCCGGGCGGGAATACTTGATCGCAATGCCGAGCATGACTTGGCGCAGCGTCAGATCGCCGCCATGCGCATCCGTAGCTCTGGTCCGGGACAGCTGGTGGGTGAGTTGTCGGGGGGAAACCAGCAGAAGGTGGTGATTGGTCGCTGGCTGGAACGTGATTGCTCGGTGCTGTTGTTTGACGAGCCTACCCGCGGCATCGACGTCGGTGCCAAATTCGATATCTACGGCTTGCTGGCTGACCTGGCGCGCCAGGGTAAGGCATTGGTGGTGGTTTCCAGTGACCTGCGTGAGTTGATGCTGATCTGCGACCGTATCGGTGTGCTCAGTGCCGGACGGCTTGTCGATACCTTCGAGCGCGAAACCTGGACTCAGGATCAATTACTGGCCGCGGCCTTTGCCGGCTATCAGAAACGTGACGCGCTGCTGCATGA